The DNA sequence CCGGACCGTCACGTGCCGGCCAGGATGGTGGGTGAAGACGTCACGCAGCGCGGCAGGCACGTCCAGGGTGACGGCCACCGTGCCGGCGCCCAGCTGACGGACCTCGGTGACCTCCAGCGGGTACCAGCCGGTACGGCGGGGCGGGCCGGCCGGTACCCCGCCGAAGGCGGCGGACGGGGCGGTGACGGTGTTCACGGAGTACCTCACAGCGCGGTCAGGTAAGGGAAGGGCTCACGGCACCCCGCACACCACAGCACCGACTGGCAGCGGGACGGCCCGAACGGAGCGTGCGGCCGGGTCGCCCGAGAGCCGCAGCGCGGGCAGGGCACCGCGCCCAGCTCGACGGGAACCGGGCCGGTGGGGGCCGGGGACACGGGCGGGGCGATGCCGTGCGCGGCAAGTCTGCGGCGCCCCTCGGGAGTGATACGGTCCGTCGTCCACGGCGGTGACAGGACCTGCCGGACCCGGCCCTCGGGATGCCCACAGGCCCTCAGGACATCCCGCACCGCGGCAGTGATCTCACCCAGGGCGGGACACCCCAGGTAGGTAGGCATGATCTCCACCTCCAGCACACCGTCCACGCCCGGAGCGACGGAGCCCACCACACCAAGATCGCCCAGACTGATCACCGGCAGTTCCGGATCCGGGAGAGCCGCCACCCGCTCACGCACCTCCCCGGCAGACCGGCGGACCGTGGCCGGCGCGGGCCCGCTCACCACGTCCCCCCGGGAAACTCCCGCCGCACCGACTGCAGTTCAGCGATCAGCGGGCCGAACTCCTCCGAATGCAGGCCCGAACGGCCACCCGACGCCGACCAAGCGGGGGCAGGCACGGCGAGACCCGCCTCCGTGACAACGCCGCTCACCCCGCCGAGCCACGTCTCCCGCAGCACGGCCGGCGACAACACCACATCCCGCACGGCCAGGCGGGCCAGTACCTCGTCCTCCTCGAAGAGTTCAGCGGCGTACGGCCACACACGGTCCAGGCCCTGCTGCATGCGGCGGGCACTCTCCCCGGTGCCCCGCCCCAGCGTCACCGTCCAGCGGTCCGCGTGCATCCGGTGGAACGCCACCTCCTTGGCCGCACGCGCCCCGAACGCGGCAAGACCGGGATCCGCGCAGCGCGCGAGGCTCTCGTAGTACAGGACGGCGTAATGGGTGTAGACGAGTTGCCGGGCCACGGTCACCGCGAAGTCCCCGTTGGGCAGCTCGGCCAGCAGCGTGTTGGTGAACTCCCGTGCCGAGCGCGTGTAGGCGAAGTCGTCCTCGCAGCGGCCGGATCCGTCGAGCTGCC is a window from the Streptomyces capillispiralis genome containing:
- the paaD gene encoding 1,2-phenylacetyl-CoA epoxidase subunit PaaD, with amino-acid sequence MSGPAPATVRRSAGEVRERVAALPDPELPVISLGDLGVVGSVAPGVDGVLEVEIMPTYLGCPALGEITAAVRDVLRACGHPEGRVRQVLSPPWTTDRITPEGRRRLAAHGIAPPVSPAPTGPVPVELGAVPCPRCGSRATRPHAPFGPSRCQSVLWCAGCREPFPYLTAL
- the paaC gene encoding 1,2-phenylacetyl-CoA epoxidase subunit PaaC, translated to MVRLGDDALVLGQRLCQWITRAPTIDEDLALSNIALDLIGHARVLYTRAGQLDGSGRCEDDFAYTRSAREFTNTLLAELPNGDFAVTVARQLVYTHYAVLYYESLARCADPGLAAFGARAAKEVAFHRMHADRWTVTLGRGTGESARRMQQGLDRVWPYAAELFEEDEVLARLAVRDVVLSPAVLRETWLGGVSGVVTEAGLAVPAPAWSASGGRSGLHSEEFGPLIAELQSVRREFPGGTW